One Diabrotica virgifera virgifera chromosome 3, PGI_DIABVI_V3a genomic window carries:
- the LOC126882671 gene encoding uncharacterized protein LOC126882671 — MESVLIDQVRQHPCLYDIQTEAIKVMWTKLRNAFIAAKKRRKTKSGQAAKKFAPWKFEKEMSFLIPSLEMRETCSNLETRTNDENILVEPDFEEHSTELLDDNEELTEREKDEQISPCYSPATSLKCQNPAHEMVQIMKKNAENYMKRYDNDVNNLDEVDMFYLSMAKTVKKLPPLEQAKIRMTLCQLVSEAEIRTIAGNVE; from the exons ATGGAATCTGTTTTGATTGACCAAGTGAGGCAGCATCCCTGTTTGTACGACATCCAAA CGGAAGCGATCAAGGTTATGTGGACAAAATTAAGAAACGCGTTTATTGCAGCAAAAAAACGAAGAAAGACAAAAAGCGGCCAAGCAGCAAAAAAATTTGCACCATGGAAATTTGAGAAAGAAATGTCTTTTTTGATACCGTCTTTGGAAATGAGGGAAACTTGCAGCAATTTAGAAACAAGAACCAATGATGAAAATATACTAGTAGAACCAGATTTTGAAGAGCATTCAACAGAGTTATTAGACGACAATGAAGAATTAACTGAGAGAGAAAAGGACGAACAGATATCACCTTGTTACAGTCCAGCTACAAGTCTAAAATGTCAGAACCCTGCCCATGAAATGGTTCAAATCATGAAGAAAAATGCAGAAAACTATATGAAACGATATGACAATGACGTAAACAATTTGGATGAGGTTGATATGTTCTATTTAAGTATGGCAAAAACAGTTAAGAAGCTTCCTCCGTTAGAACAAGCCAAAATACGTATGACCCTTTGCCAACTTGTATCGGAGGCAGAAATTCGAACAATAGCTGGAAACGTTGAATAA